The following proteins are encoded in a genomic region of Catellatospora sp. TT07R-123:
- a CDS encoding zinc-binding dehydrogenase yields MRAIRQYEFGPAENLLLEQVPDPEPGDGQVVIEVEAAGVHLIDTSIRSGGRTPFPLPALPMTPGREVAGRVVATGPGADPGWLGRRAVAHLGLTSGGYAERALAAATSLHEIPDHLSAPTAVAMIGTGRTAVSVLDRAALTEADTVLVTAAAGGLGTLFVQAAQRAGAYVVGVAGGPAKVEQVRRNGAGTAVDYTAADWPQRVRAELGERRLSLVIDGVGGPAGRAALELLAPGGRFVICGWSSGSATEITTADLYTRGITASSALGPAVTRPLRELEEQALREAAEGRLTPLIAEFPLADAAAAHRALEDRRTVGKVVLLP; encoded by the coding sequence ATGCGCGCCATCCGCCAGTACGAGTTCGGCCCGGCCGAGAACCTGCTGCTCGAACAGGTCCCCGACCCGGAGCCGGGAGACGGCCAGGTGGTGATCGAGGTCGAGGCGGCGGGTGTGCACCTCATCGACACGAGCATCCGCAGCGGCGGGCGCACCCCGTTCCCGCTCCCGGCCCTGCCGATGACACCCGGCCGCGAGGTCGCGGGCCGGGTGGTCGCGACCGGGCCCGGGGCGGACCCGGGCTGGCTGGGCCGCCGCGCGGTCGCCCACCTCGGCCTGACCAGCGGCGGGTACGCCGAACGCGCCCTCGCCGCCGCCACCTCCCTGCACGAGATCCCCGACCACCTGTCCGCCCCGACCGCCGTCGCGATGATCGGCACCGGCCGCACCGCCGTCAGCGTGCTCGACCGCGCCGCCCTGACCGAGGCCGACACCGTCCTGGTCACCGCCGCCGCGGGCGGCCTGGGCACCCTGTTCGTGCAGGCAGCCCAGCGCGCGGGCGCGTACGTCGTCGGCGTCGCGGGCGGCCCCGCCAAGGTGGAGCAGGTGCGGCGCAACGGCGCCGGCACGGCCGTCGACTACACGGCGGCGGACTGGCCGCAGCGGGTGCGGGCCGAGCTGGGCGAGCGGCGGTTGTCGCTGGTCATCGACGGCGTCGGCGGGCCGGCGGGCCGGGCGGCCCTGGAACTGCTCGCGCCCGGCGGCCGGTTCGTGATCTGCGGGTGGTCGTCGGGAAGCGCAACGGAGATCACCACAGCCGACCTGTACACCCGGGGCATCACCGCCAGCTCGGCGCTCGGCCCGGCGGTGACCCGGCCGCTGCGCGAGCTGGAGGAGCAGGCGCTGCGCGAGGCGGCCGAGGGCCGGCTGACCCCGCTGATCGCCGAGTTCCCGCTCGCCGACGCCGCGGCGGCGCACCGCGCACTGGAGGACCGGCGCACGGTCGGCAAGGTCGTCCTGCTGCCGTGA
- a CDS encoding NUDIX domain-containing protein — protein MTWVDPAQWYQSLPTFHVSASALVTDAEGRVLLVKATYRDHWSFPGGIVEAGEPPHLAAARELAEEAGLEAEVGLLLLVDWAPPQGHRSRAMAHFLFDGGTAAAAADPTDPTEIAEVGFFAPETASELLAENSARRLAPALAARRAGRTVYLPHP, from the coding sequence GTGACATGGGTCGATCCGGCGCAGTGGTATCAGAGCCTGCCCACGTTCCACGTGTCGGCCAGCGCCCTGGTCACCGATGCCGAGGGCCGGGTGCTGCTGGTGAAGGCCACCTATCGCGACCACTGGTCGTTCCCGGGCGGGATCGTCGAGGCGGGCGAGCCGCCGCACCTGGCCGCCGCGCGGGAGCTGGCCGAGGAGGCCGGGCTGGAGGCCGAGGTCGGCCTGCTGCTGCTGGTCGACTGGGCGCCGCCGCAGGGGCACCGCTCGCGCGCCATGGCGCACTTCCTGTTCGACGGCGGGACCGCCGCCGCGGCCGCCGACCCGACCGATCCGACCGAGATCGCCGAGGTCGGGTTCTTCGCGCCGGAGACCGCGTCCGAACTGCTGGCCGAGAACTCCGCCCGGCGCCTGGCGCCGGCCCTGGCCGCCCGCCGCGCGGGCCGGACGGTCTACCTGCCGCATCCCTGA
- a CDS encoding DUF6289 family protein, whose amino-acid sequence MKRRIAALALAAAGAAAVLVPGAPAQAYGQCLANTKCGWLYYADAAHTRLQGGHTTNCEGTVLDWGIKAGYSVFISEQCVDLPPVE is encoded by the coding sequence ATGAAGCGTCGCATCGCCGCGCTCGCCCTCGCCGCCGCGGGTGCCGCGGCCGTCCTGGTGCCCGGCGCCCCCGCCCAGGCGTACGGGCAGTGCCTGGCCAACACCAAGTGCGGCTGGCTCTACTACGCCGACGCCGCGCACACCCGGCTGCAGGGCGGCCACACCACCAACTGCGAGGGGACCGTGCTCGACTGGGGCATCAAGGCGGGCTACTCCGTCTTCATCAGCGAGCAGTGCGTGGACCTCCCGCCCGTGGAGTGA
- a CDS encoding GNAT family N-acetyltransferase: protein MPPLSLRPAVPADGPAIAAIQLAAWRATYGRLNPALVDGLDLDRTSANWARAAADPARRLRLAESGATAVGYALSGPAESGPDGTGEIDAVYLLPTAQGQGGGRLLVEDALLGLGEAGHGECVVWVVEQNAGARAFYERVGFRPDDGRDTWRGLPVVRYRAATPAVPRRQADGIDPGRRH, encoded by the coding sequence ATGCCGCCGCTGTCGTTGCGCCCGGCCGTGCCCGCAGACGGCCCGGCGATCGCCGCCATCCAGCTCGCCGCGTGGCGCGCGACGTACGGCCGGCTGAACCCTGCCCTGGTCGACGGCCTCGACCTCGACCGCACCAGCGCGAACTGGGCCCGCGCCGCCGCCGATCCGGCCCGCCGCCTGCGGCTGGCCGAGTCCGGCGCGACGGCGGTCGGCTACGCCCTGAGCGGTCCGGCCGAGTCCGGGCCCGACGGCACCGGCGAGATCGACGCCGTGTACCTGCTGCCCACCGCCCAGGGTCAGGGCGGTGGGCGCCTGCTCGTCGAGGATGCGCTGCTCGGGCTCGGCGAGGCCGGGCACGGCGAGTGCGTCGTGTGGGTGGTCGAGCAGAACGCGGGGGCGCGGGCCTTCTACGAGCGGGTCGGCTTCCGCCCCGACGACGGCCGCGACACCTGGCGCGGCCTGCCCGTGGTGCGCTACCGCGCGGCTACGCCCGCCGTCCCACGCCGACAAGCCGACGGCATCGACCCCGGCCGCCGCCACTAG
- the mgrA gene encoding L-glyceraldehyde 3-phosphate reductase, whose protein sequence is MTYVAEPKRYDRMIYRRSGRSGLKLPAISLGLWHNFGHERPWQRQAEIVRRAFDLGITHFDLANNYGPPPGAAEENFGRMLATDLKPYRDELVIATKAGYDMWPGPYGEWGSRKYLTASLDQSLKRMGLDYVDVFYSHRLDPDTPLEETMGALDAAVRAGKALYVGISSYPSAQTRQAAAILKDLGTPLLIHQPSYSMINRWTERDSLLDALEEVGAGCIAFSPLAQGLLTDRYLNGVPDDSRIRTSRFLNEDALTPSNRAKVEGLNAVASRRGQSLAQLALAWALRDERMTSLVIGASSIKQLEDNVAALDNLSFTADELAEIDRFATEADIA, encoded by the coding sequence ATGACGTACGTGGCAGAACCGAAGCGGTACGACCGGATGATCTACCGCCGTTCCGGACGCAGCGGCCTGAAGCTGCCCGCCATCTCCCTCGGCCTGTGGCACAACTTCGGCCACGAGCGGCCCTGGCAGCGGCAGGCCGAGATCGTCCGGCGCGCCTTCGATCTCGGCATCACCCACTTCGACCTGGCCAACAACTACGGCCCGCCGCCCGGCGCGGCCGAGGAGAACTTCGGCCGGATGCTCGCCACCGACCTGAAGCCGTACCGGGACGAGCTGGTCATCGCCACCAAGGCCGGATACGACATGTGGCCGGGCCCGTACGGCGAGTGGGGTTCGCGCAAGTACCTGACCGCCTCGCTGGACCAGTCGCTGAAGCGGATGGGCCTGGACTACGTCGACGTCTTCTACTCCCACCGCCTCGACCCGGACACTCCGCTGGAGGAGACGATGGGTGCGCTGGACGCGGCGGTGCGCGCGGGCAAGGCCCTCTACGTGGGCATCTCGTCGTACCCGTCGGCGCAGACGCGGCAGGCCGCGGCGATCCTGAAGGACCTGGGCACGCCGCTGCTGATCCACCAGCCGTCGTACTCGATGATCAACCGGTGGACGGAGCGGGACAGCCTGCTCGACGCCCTCGAAGAGGTCGGCGCGGGCTGCATCGCGTTCTCGCCGCTGGCGCAGGGACTGCTGACCGACCGGTACCTGAACGGGGTGCCGGACGACTCGCGCATCCGCACCAGCCGGTTCCTCAACGAGGACGCGCTGACGCCGAGCAACCGGGCCAAGGTCGAGGGCCTGAACGCGGTCGCGTCCCGGCGCGGGCAGTCGCTGGCGCAGCTCGCGCTGGCCTGGGCGCTGCGCGACGAGCGGATGACGTCGCTGGTCATCGGCGCCTCCAGCATCAAGCAGCTGGAGGACAACGTCGCCGCCCTGGACAACCTGTCCTTCACCGCCGACGAGCTGGCCGAGATCGACCGCTTCGCCACCGAGGCCGACATCGCCTGA
- a CDS encoding DNA polymerase beta superfamily protein, with amino-acid sequence MDAWHGLVERYTILSVVVGSRAYGLDGPDSDTDRRGVFAAPTRLFWHLDKPPTHVDGPRHEEFSWEVERLCALALTANPTVLECLWSPLVERITPLGHRLLAVRESFLSQRAADTYGRYAADQFAKLTGHFERTGEVRWKQAMHMLRLLRAGSHVLETGQVLVDVRDERDLLLSVKCGELPFERVQAMARERTARLAAAAAAPVLPAEPDRAAIDAFLLEVRAAGLAWTEPAPTST; translated from the coding sequence ATGGATGCGTGGCACGGGCTGGTCGAGCGGTACACGATCCTGTCGGTGGTGGTGGGATCGCGGGCGTACGGGCTGGACGGGCCGGACTCCGACACCGACCGGCGCGGGGTCTTCGCCGCCCCGACCAGGCTGTTCTGGCACCTGGACAAGCCGCCCACGCACGTCGACGGGCCGCGCCACGAGGAGTTCTCCTGGGAGGTCGAGCGGCTGTGCGCGCTCGCGCTGACCGCGAACCCGACGGTGCTGGAATGCCTGTGGTCGCCGCTGGTGGAGCGGATCACGCCGCTGGGGCACCGGCTGCTGGCGGTGCGGGAGTCGTTCCTGTCGCAGCGGGCCGCCGACACGTACGGCCGCTACGCCGCCGACCAGTTCGCCAAGCTCACCGGCCACTTCGAACGTACCGGCGAGGTGCGCTGGAAGCAGGCGATGCACATGCTGCGGCTGCTGCGGGCGGGCTCGCACGTGCTGGAGACCGGGCAGGTGCTGGTGGACGTACGCGACGAGCGCGACCTGCTGCTGTCGGTCAAGTGCGGCGAGCTGCCGTTCGAGCGGGTGCAGGCGATGGCGCGGGAGCGCACGGCGCGGCTGGCCGCGGCGGCCGCCGCACCGGTGCTGCCGGCCGAGCCGGACCGGGCCGCGATCGACGCGTTCCTGCTGGAGGTACGCGCGGCGGGCCTGGCCTGGACCGAACCGGCACCCACGTCCACCTGA
- a CDS encoding DNA polymerase beta superfamily protein: MTTIVPAWTGDVVAEQPYPMIFATVSGAHLYGFASVDSDVDLRGAHLLPPRELVGLRHGPETLSHTGDRDGVELDLVTHDLAKSCRLLLRRSGDVLEQVTSPLVIHTTEVHAELLSLVPGCLSTGYADHYLGFATSSQLLFTKTGRLKAALYLLRVLCTGLHLMRTGTVQADLTLLYGDCDLPYVPDLIAAKREGEHRVLGADAGLPDPDRILADTARLREQLNQAKADAKLPAQPTAADALHDLVVRARLG, encoded by the coding sequence ATGACCACGATCGTGCCCGCCTGGACCGGTGACGTGGTCGCCGAACAGCCGTACCCGATGATCTTCGCGACCGTGAGCGGCGCGCACCTCTACGGCTTCGCCTCCGTCGACTCCGACGTCGACCTGCGCGGGGCGCACCTGCTGCCCCCGCGCGAGCTGGTGGGCCTGCGCCACGGCCCGGAGACGCTGTCGCACACCGGCGACCGCGACGGCGTGGAGCTCGACCTGGTCACCCACGACCTGGCCAAGAGCTGCCGCCTGCTGCTGCGCCGCAGCGGCGACGTGCTGGAGCAGGTGACCTCGCCGCTGGTGATCCACACGACCGAGGTGCACGCCGAGCTGCTGTCACTGGTCCCGGGCTGCCTGTCCACCGGCTACGCCGACCACTACCTGGGCTTCGCCACGTCGTCGCAACTGCTGTTCACCAAGACCGGCCGGCTCAAGGCCGCGCTCTACCTGCTGCGGGTGCTGTGCACCGGGCTGCACCTGATGCGCACCGGCACCGTCCAGGCCGACCTGACCCTGCTGTACGGCGACTGCGACCTGCCGTACGTGCCGGACCTGATCGCGGCCAAGCGCGAGGGCGAGCACCGCGTCCTCGGCGCCGACGCCGGACTGCCCGATCCGGACCGGATCCTGGCCGACACGGCCCGGCTGCGCGAGCAGCTGAACCAGGCCAAGGCCGACGCGAAGCTGCCCGCCCAGCCGACCGCCGCCGACGCCCTGCACGACCTGGTGGTCCGCGCCCGGCTGGGCTGA
- a CDS encoding GNAT family N-acetyltransferase, translated as MPVHSVHDRDELAELLGRDPARYAYQLGDLDDFFWPYTTWYRRDDALALVYHGGGLPTLLAFDPAGPGSVGPLLRELLPLLPRRLYAHLSPGADRVLAEGYRLESGGPHLKMALTDPAALHAAEPLGDVLGPADLPELSKLYAEAYPGNWFDRRMLETGQYVGVRRDGRLLAVAGVHVWSPAYRVSALGNVTTHPDVRGQGLARGAVAALCRLLRETVDHVTLNVHADNAAALALYGRLGFTTIAEYAEFACVAR; from the coding sequence ATGCCGGTACACAGCGTGCACGATCGGGACGAGCTGGCCGAACTGCTGGGGCGCGACCCGGCCCGGTACGCCTACCAGCTCGGCGACCTGGACGACTTCTTCTGGCCGTACACCACCTGGTATCGCCGCGACGACGCGCTCGCGCTGGTCTACCACGGCGGCGGCCTGCCCACCCTGCTCGCCTTCGACCCGGCCGGGCCCGGCTCGGTCGGACCGCTGCTGCGCGAGCTGCTGCCGCTGCTGCCCCGCCGCCTCTACGCCCACCTGTCCCCCGGCGCCGACCGGGTGCTCGCCGAGGGCTACCGGCTCGAATCCGGCGGCCCGCACCTGAAGATGGCGCTGACCGACCCGGCCGCGCTGCACGCCGCGGAGCCGCTCGGGGACGTGCTCGGTCCGGCCGACCTGCCCGAACTGTCCAAGCTCTACGCCGAGGCCTACCCCGGCAACTGGTTCGACCGGCGGATGCTGGAGACCGGGCAGTACGTCGGGGTGCGCCGCGACGGCCGCCTGCTGGCCGTGGCCGGAGTCCACGTCTGGTCCCCGGCATACCGGGTGAGCGCGCTGGGCAACGTCACCACCCATCCCGACGTACGCGGGCAGGGCCTGGCCCGGGGCGCGGTCGCGGCGCTGTGCCGCCTGCTGCGCGAGACCGTCGACCACGTGACGCTCAACGTGCACGCCGACAACGCCGCCGCGCTGGCCCTCTACGGGCGGCTGGGCTTCACCACGATCGCCGAGTACGCGGAGTTCGCCTGCGTAGCGCGTTGA
- a CDS encoding alpha-galactosidase, with amino-acid sequence MTAADEPVLLRAAGVGVVLDATGPGLPRVLHWGADPGEDVTDLLAAGQSVYPHQPLGASLLPAQAQQWAGRPALAGHRDGTYPHLRLLRTAPVAVTTDPRGGGTVTVETADADAGVRLRTELELTPQGVLRLRHAVTGSGPGVYTVDGLLCLLPVPADAVEVLDFTGRWSRERVPQRSAFGHQTIAHESRRGRTGFDAAPFFVAGTAGFGFRHGQVWGVHVGWSGDHTQLAQRTVDGDGVLGGGELLGAGEVRLRDGETYTTPWAYFSHSASGLDGLSDAVHAWLRARDGHPRTPRPVTLNTWEAVYFDHDLDRLTALARTAAELGVERFVLDDGWFLGRRDDTAGLGDWQVDPGVWPDGLHPLVDEVRRLGMQFGLWVEPEMINPDSELARAHPDWFLAAPDRLPLNWRHQQVLDVARPEVSAYLLERLDALVTEYRPDYLKWDHNRDLVEAVHDGAAGVHAQTAAAYALLDALRQRHPALEIESCSSGGARVDLGVLARTDRVWASDNNDPLERQHLQRWTGLLLPPELMGCHVGPPVSHTNGRAASLTFRCVTALFGHAGIEWDVTGCDEGERAALAAWIAAYRRLRGLLHTGRTVRADHPDPSAHLYGVVAADGGHALFAYAQLTASAYDGATRLRLPGLDPRARYRVGLVPELPVPRVWAQDWSPQLTLTGAALAGHGLAAPLLRPADGFVLELHRVD; translated from the coding sequence GTGACTGCTGCTGACGAGCCGGTGCTGCTGCGCGCCGCCGGGGTGGGCGTCGTGCTGGACGCGACCGGTCCCGGGCTGCCCCGGGTGCTGCACTGGGGTGCCGACCCCGGCGAGGACGTGACGGACCTGCTCGCGGCCGGGCAGTCGGTGTACCCGCACCAGCCGCTGGGCGCGAGCCTGCTGCCCGCGCAGGCGCAGCAGTGGGCCGGGCGGCCCGCGCTGGCCGGGCACCGCGACGGGACGTACCCCCATCTGCGGTTGCTGCGCACCGCGCCGGTCGCGGTCACGACCGACCCCCGCGGGGGCGGCACGGTGACCGTCGAGACCGCCGACGCCGACGCCGGAGTGCGGCTGCGCACCGAGCTCGAACTCACCCCGCAGGGCGTGCTGCGGCTGCGGCACGCGGTCACCGGCAGCGGACCCGGGGTGTACACCGTGGACGGGCTGCTGTGCCTGCTGCCCGTGCCCGCCGACGCGGTCGAGGTGCTGGACTTCACCGGGCGCTGGTCGCGCGAGCGGGTGCCGCAGCGCAGCGCGTTCGGGCACCAGACGATCGCGCACGAGAGCCGCCGGGGGCGCACCGGGTTCGACGCCGCGCCGTTCTTCGTGGCCGGGACCGCCGGGTTCGGATTCCGGCACGGGCAGGTGTGGGGCGTGCACGTCGGCTGGAGCGGCGACCACACGCAGCTCGCGCAGCGCACCGTGGACGGCGACGGGGTGCTCGGCGGCGGCGAGCTGCTGGGCGCCGGAGAGGTCCGGCTGCGCGACGGCGAGACGTACACGACGCCGTGGGCGTACTTCAGCCACTCGGCGTCGGGCCTGGACGGGCTGTCCGACGCGGTGCACGCCTGGCTGCGGGCCCGCGACGGCCACCCGCGCACGCCCCGGCCGGTCACCCTCAACACCTGGGAGGCCGTCTACTTCGACCACGACCTGGACCGGCTGACCGCGCTGGCCCGCACCGCCGCCGAACTCGGCGTGGAGCGGTTCGTGCTGGACGACGGCTGGTTCCTGGGCCGCCGCGACGACACCGCCGGGCTCGGCGACTGGCAGGTCGATCCGGGGGTATGGCCGGACGGCCTGCACCCGCTGGTCGACGAGGTGCGGCGGCTGGGCATGCAGTTCGGGCTCTGGGTCGAACCCGAGATGATCAACCCGGACTCCGAGCTGGCCCGCGCCCACCCCGACTGGTTCCTGGCCGCACCCGACCGGCTGCCCCTGAACTGGCGGCACCAGCAGGTGCTCGACGTGGCCCGGCCCGAGGTCTCGGCGTACCTGCTGGAACGGCTCGACGCGCTGGTCACCGAGTACCGGCCGGACTACCTCAAGTGGGACCACAACCGGGACCTGGTCGAGGCGGTGCACGACGGGGCGGCGGGAGTGCACGCGCAGACGGCCGCGGCGTACGCGCTGCTCGACGCGCTGCGGCAGCGCCACCCCGCCCTGGAGATCGAGTCGTGCTCGTCCGGCGGCGCCCGCGTCGACCTGGGCGTGCTCGCCCGCACCGACCGGGTGTGGGCCTCGGACAACAACGACCCGCTGGAACGGCAGCACCTCCAGCGCTGGACCGGGCTGCTGCTGCCGCCGGAGCTGATGGGCTGCCATGTCGGGCCGCCCGTGTCGCACACCAACGGCCGGGCCGCGAGCCTCACCTTCCGCTGCGTGACCGCGCTGTTCGGGCACGCCGGCATCGAGTGGGACGTCACCGGCTGCGACGAGGGCGAGCGCGCGGCGCTGGCGGCGTGGATCGCGGCGTACCGGCGGCTGCGCGGGCTGCTGCACACCGGCCGCACCGTCCGGGCCGACCACCCCGACCCGTCGGCGCACCTGTACGGCGTGGTCGCCGCCGACGGCGGGCACGCGCTGTTCGCGTACGCCCAGCTCACCGCCAGCGCGTACGACGGCGCGACCCGGCTGCGGCTGCCCGGCCTGGACCCGCGCGCCCGCTACCGGGTCGGCCTGGTGCCCGAACTGCCCGTCCCCCGCGTATGGGCGCAGGACTGGTCGCCGCAGCTCACCCTCACCGGCGCGGCGCTGGCCGGGCACGGGCTCGCCGCACCGCTGCTGCGCCCGGCCGACGGGTTCGTGCTGGAGCTGCACCGGGTCGACTGA
- a CDS encoding VOC family protein, whose translation MTRIGSAFLPVRDPAAAAAWFERAFDLGRQSVDEWSAVLVDADGGRLTLLGPASGVKAQPGLPWATHNLVVDDLDAVHARLDGEGQPVTELTGDPGVCRFFTVPDLDGNLLLVVDR comes from the coding sequence GTGACGAGGATCGGATCGGCCTTCCTGCCCGTACGCGACCCGGCCGCCGCGGCGGCGTGGTTCGAGCGCGCCTTCGACCTGGGGCGGCAGTCGGTGGACGAGTGGTCCGCCGTGCTCGTGGACGCCGACGGCGGGCGGCTCACCCTGCTCGGACCGGCCAGCGGCGTCAAGGCCCAGCCGGGCCTGCCGTGGGCCACCCACAACCTGGTCGTGGACGACCTCGACGCGGTGCACGCCCGGCTGGACGGCGAGGGCCAGCCGGTGACCGAACTGACCGGCGACCCCGGGGTCTGCCGCTTCTTCACCGTGCCCGACCTGGACGGCAACCTCCTCCTGGTCGTAGACCGCTAA
- a CDS encoding Hsp20/alpha crystallin family protein — MSTVSLWTRRDPFAEFDALVRHAFAPAARPAAAATAFVPAAEIVREGDDAVVRVELPGVDAANDVAVEVDRGRLVISGERRDERAEQQRVSFGLREVRYGSFRRTFRLPAHVDAAAVQAGYDAGVLTVRVTGAYTGTTPTRVAVTTASPASPATSASPATSASPATSASPATSASPATSASPATSASPAAPATTAAPATTAASTTSAAPATTALPTGADAASVAETVAADPAA, encoded by the coding sequence ATGAGCACCGTTTCGCTGTGGACCCGGCGCGACCCCTTCGCCGAGTTCGACGCCCTGGTACGCCACGCCTTCGCCCCCGCCGCGCGCCCCGCGGCCGCGGCGACCGCCTTCGTCCCGGCGGCCGAGATCGTCCGCGAGGGCGACGACGCGGTCGTCCGCGTCGAACTGCCCGGAGTGGACGCCGCCAACGACGTCGCGGTCGAGGTCGACCGCGGCCGCCTGGTGATCAGCGGCGAGCGCCGCGACGAGCGCGCCGAGCAGCAGCGCGTCAGCTTCGGCCTGCGCGAGGTCCGCTACGGCTCGTTCCGACGCACCTTCCGGCTCCCCGCGCACGTAGACGCCGCCGCGGTCCAGGCAGGCTACGACGCGGGCGTGCTCACCGTCCGCGTGACCGGCGCCTACACGGGCACAACCCCAACCCGCGTCGCCGTCACGACGGCGTCCCCGGCGTCCCCGGCGACCTCCGCGTCCCCGGCGACTTCCGCGTCCCCGGCGACTTCCGCGTCCCCGGCGACCTCCGCGTCCCCGGCGACCTCCGCGTCCCCGGCGACCTCCGCGTCCCCGGCGGCTCCGGCGACCACGGCGGCTCCGGCGACCACGGCGGCCTCCACGACCTCGGCGGCCCCCGCGACCACGGCACTGCCCACCGGCGCCGACGCGGCATCGGTGGCCGAGACCGTCGCCGCCGACCCGGCGGCCTGA
- a CDS encoding serine hydrolase yields the protein MGWGGVEGRVRAAVEAAGYAASEQVVVGLDDGMVTVIGTHAEFGADTVAYTASVSKQVTGACLALLARREALGLDDPLARWLPELPGWADRVTLRHLLLHAGGLPGEEQAWQAMRAAGQVDWTTPGVLAMLGAVTGVDEPGRVHGYCNLGYVCLAEAAARAAGEPLPSYARREVFAPLGMDATVLWAGPDPAPPGAVPLPGRPAPLTLGDGGMWSTVADLLRWNRALAADRLGVAAVLHTPGRLADGTAVPYGMGVGLRTHRGRTLHSHGGAWPGLTAKLVRVPDSGRSLAVLARADGVDRMVALTDTLTDLLLEP from the coding sequence ATGGGGTGGGGCGGGGTCGAGGGGCGGGTGCGGGCGGCGGTCGAGGCGGCCGGGTATGCGGCCTCCGAGCAGGTCGTGGTCGGGCTGGATGACGGCATGGTGACCGTCATCGGGACGCACGCGGAGTTCGGGGCGGACACGGTGGCGTACACGGCGTCGGTGTCCAAGCAGGTCACCGGGGCGTGCCTGGCGCTGCTGGCACGGCGGGAGGCGCTGGGGCTCGACGATCCGCTGGCCCGCTGGCTGCCGGAACTGCCGGGCTGGGCCGACCGGGTCACCCTGCGCCACCTGCTGCTGCACGCGGGCGGGCTGCCCGGTGAGGAGCAGGCGTGGCAGGCGATGCGGGCGGCCGGGCAGGTCGACTGGACCACGCCCGGTGTGCTGGCGATGCTGGGCGCGGTGACCGGGGTGGACGAGCCTGGCCGGGTGCACGGCTACTGCAACCTCGGCTACGTCTGCCTGGCCGAGGCGGCGGCGCGGGCGGCGGGCGAGCCGCTGCCGTCGTACGCGCGGCGGGAGGTCTTCGCGCCGCTGGGCATGGACGCGACGGTGCTGTGGGCCGGGCCGGACCCGGCGCCGCCGGGGGCGGTGCCGCTGCCGGGGCGGCCCGCGCCGCTGACGCTCGGCGACGGCGGCATGTGGAGCACCGTGGCGGACCTGCTGCGCTGGAACCGGGCGCTGGCGGCCGACCGGCTGGGGGTCGCGGCGGTGCTGCATACGCCGGGGAGGCTGGCGGACGGGACGGCGGTGCCGTACGGGATGGGGGTCGGGCTGCGGACGCATCGGGGACGGACGCTGCACTCGCACGGCGGCGCCTGGCCCGGCCTGACCGCGAAGCTGGTCCGCGTCCCGGACAGCGGGCGCAGCCTGGCCGTGCTCGCCCGCGCCGACGGCGTGGACCGCATGGTCGCCCTGACCGACACCCTCACCGACCTGCTGCTGGAGCCCTGA